Proteins encoded within one genomic window of Mesorhizobium sp. AR10:
- a CDS encoding DUF1737 domain-containing protein, which yields MKLYRFLSAPDDSSFCHKVTAAMNKGWHLFGSPTYAYDKKTKTMRCGQAVVKDVEGQEYGPDTKLSDW from the coding sequence ATGAAACTCTACCGCTTTCTGTCCGCTCCGGACGATTCCAGCTTCTGCCACAAAGTGACGGCGGCGATGAACAAGGGCTGGCACCTGTTCGGCTCGCCGACCTATGCCTACGACAAGAAGACCAAGACCATGCGCTGCGGGCAGGCGGTGGTGAAGGATGTCGAGGGTCAGGAATATGGGCCCGACACCAAGCTCAGCGACTGGTAG
- a CDS encoding TetR/AcrR family transcriptional regulator: MRDTLIDAAIQLVEEGGPDNVSVREAAKRAGVSPGAPFRHFQSKTALLTAVAEQAMNRLTEAVANALSEVDSADPIVAFEAIGQGYLQWAIANPTHFQIISSRTLIDFDGSDSLRGQNEAIRRKMIDLLTQAQQQGKLAANADFDHLVLAARAFVYGLARMVVDGHFPQWHPSEPPSLAVQKALSLFISRMTNPSKA; this comes from the coding sequence TTGCGCGACACGCTGATCGATGCCGCGATTCAGCTTGTCGAGGAGGGCGGCCCCGACAATGTGAGCGTGCGCGAAGCCGCAAAGCGGGCCGGCGTTTCCCCCGGCGCACCCTTCCGGCATTTTCAATCGAAAACAGCGCTGCTGACCGCAGTCGCCGAACAGGCCATGAACCGGCTGACAGAGGCCGTTGCCAATGCACTTTCAGAAGTCGACAGCGCAGATCCCATCGTGGCCTTCGAAGCAATCGGGCAAGGCTATCTGCAATGGGCGATTGCCAATCCCACGCATTTCCAGATCATCAGTTCCCGAACGCTGATCGATTTCGACGGGTCGGACAGTCTTCGGGGTCAGAATGAAGCCATTCGCCGGAAGATGATCGACCTGCTGACCCAAGCGCAACAGCAGGGTAAGCTGGCTGCGAACGCGGACTTCGATCATCTGGTTCTTGCCGCTCGTGCCTTTGTCTATGGATTGGCACGAATGGTGGTTGATGGTCATTTTCCGCAGTGGCATCCGTCCGAGCCGCCATCCCTCGCCGTGCAGAAGGCGCTCAGTCTTTTCATCAGCCGGATGACCAACCCATCCAAAGCGTAG
- a CDS encoding DUF4173 domain-containing protein: protein MTSFLTGAPSYCARFGIAVLLVALADFFFYGQPAGITVLLFAILIAAAVVAVHPAAFSDGRVWLKPAALFVALLPLVENVSVLSFAIALAAMVIFALSLTGRLRLRPARIAGQVALFLLAAPFRLIRDFFRWRQAARHFGRRRIRLAAIAVWIMPLTLGAVFLALFGAANPVIDYWFSLIDLMALLDLIQLLRIAFWLVVLAGVWAFLRPRLPRFLRRIPRATAPALVGAAPETKATPIIEDIIFGKAAILRALVVFNLLFALQTGLDATYLWGGVALPDGLTYAAYAHRGAYPLIVTALLAAGFVLAALRPGSATSGDPLIRRLVYVWVAQNIVLVISSILRLDLYIGIYALTYWRIAAFVWMGLVAAGLALIIGRIALRKSNEWLLSANLLTLSATLYACCFINFAATIANFNVDHSLEMSGTGTPLDTQYLHSLGAVAMPALDRYYTHKFGLPTTYLADQVMIDEYIAEQKKWRAWSFRGWRLARVLDNRGPLVLPPPAQPSQPSQSSQPSVPDR, encoded by the coding sequence ATGACGTCGTTCCTTACGGGCGCGCCGAGCTATTGCGCGCGTTTCGGCATCGCCGTGCTGCTGGTCGCGCTGGCGGATTTTTTCTTTTACGGCCAGCCGGCCGGCATCACGGTCTTACTGTTCGCCATCCTGATTGCCGCTGCCGTCGTGGCCGTGCATCCTGCTGCCTTCAGCGATGGCAGGGTCTGGCTCAAGCCTGCCGCCCTGTTCGTCGCGCTGCTGCCGCTGGTCGAAAATGTCAGCGTCCTGTCGTTCGCGATCGCGCTTGCGGCGATGGTCATCTTCGCGCTTTCGCTGACCGGGCGGCTGCGGCTTCGCCCTGCCCGCATTGCCGGCCAGGTCGCGCTCTTCCTGCTCGCTGCGCCCTTCCGGCTCATCCGCGACTTTTTCCGCTGGCGCCAGGCGGCGCGGCACTTTGGCCGGCGGCGCATCCGCTTGGCGGCGATCGCCGTATGGATCATGCCGCTGACCCTTGGCGCGGTGTTCCTCGCTCTGTTCGGCGCCGCCAATCCGGTCATCGACTACTGGTTCTCGCTGATCGATCTGATGGCGTTGCTCGATCTCATCCAGCTGCTGAGAATAGCCTTCTGGCTGGTCGTGCTTGCCGGCGTCTGGGCCTTCCTGCGGCCGCGCCTACCGCGCTTCCTGCGCCGCATCCCGCGTGCGACAGCGCCTGCGCTCGTCGGCGCGGCGCCGGAGACAAAGGCCACCCCGATCATCGAGGACATCATCTTCGGCAAGGCCGCCATCCTGCGCGCGCTGGTCGTCTTCAACCTGCTGTTTGCGCTGCAGACCGGGCTCGATGCCACCTATCTGTGGGGCGGGGTCGCGCTGCCCGACGGGCTGACCTATGCCGCCTATGCGCATCGCGGCGCCTATCCGCTGATCGTCACCGCGCTGCTTGCCGCTGGGTTCGTGCTGGCGGCGCTGCGGCCGGGGAGTGCGACCTCCGGGGATCCGCTCATCCGCCGGCTGGTCTATGTTTGGGTGGCGCAGAACATCGTGCTGGTCATCTCGTCGATCCTGCGGCTCGACCTCTATATCGGTATCTATGCGCTGACCTACTGGCGCATCGCCGCCTTCGTCTGGATGGGGCTGGTGGCGGCGGGCCTTGCCCTGATCATCGGCCGCATCGCGCTTCGAAAATCCAATGAATGGCTGCTCTCCGCCAATCTTCTGACGTTATCGGCGACGCTTTATGCCTGCTGCTTCATCAACTTCGCAGCAACGATCGCCAACTTCAATGTCGACCACTCCCTGGAAATGTCCGGTACCGGCACTCCGCTCGACACGCAGTATCTGCACTCGCTCGGCGCCGTCGCCATGCCGGCCCTCGACCGCTACTACACGCATAAATTCGGACTCCCGACCACTTACCTGGCCGACCAGGTGATGATCGACGAATACATCGCCGAACAAAAGAAGTGGCGTGCCTGGAGCTTTCGCGGCTGGCGGCTGGCCAGGGTTCTCGACAACAGAGGCCCGCTCGTGCTTCCTCCACCTGCGCAACCTTCCCAGCCTTCCCAATCTTCGCAACCTTCAGTGCCGGACCGCTAG
- a CDS encoding response regulator transcription factor, whose protein sequence is MPHHILVADDDPHIREIICFALEKAGMKTVAVADGAAALNAIERRAPDLVVLDIGMPEMDGLEVCRRLRQRSDVPVLFLSARDEEIDRVLGLEMGGDDYVTKPFSPRELVARVNVILRRARQPAPELDDARQFAHGKLSLAPASHSASFDGKPLLLTGIEFSILKGFLARPAHVLGRDAVMANAYAANIHVADRTVDSHIRNIRAKLAAAGCTDAIETVHGVGFRLGQCGA, encoded by the coding sequence ATGCCGCATCACATACTGGTCGCCGACGATGACCCGCATATCCGCGAGATCATCTGCTTTGCGCTGGAAAAGGCTGGCATGAAGACGGTCGCGGTTGCCGATGGTGCGGCCGCGCTGAATGCCATCGAGCGCCGCGCACCGGATCTTGTCGTGCTCGACATCGGCATGCCCGAGATGGATGGTCTGGAAGTCTGCCGGCGGCTGCGGCAGCGATCCGACGTGCCGGTGCTGTTCCTGTCCGCGCGTGACGAGGAGATCGACCGGGTGCTCGGGCTCGAAATGGGCGGCGACGACTATGTGACAAAACCGTTCAGCCCGCGCGAACTTGTGGCGCGGGTCAACGTCATCCTGCGGCGCGCCCGCCAGCCGGCGCCGGAGCTGGATGACGCCAGGCAGTTCGCGCATGGCAAGCTCAGCCTGGCGCCGGCCAGCCACAGTGCCAGTTTCGACGGCAAGCCTCTGCTGCTGACGGGAATCGAATTCTCGATCCTGAAAGGGTTTCTGGCGCGGCCGGCGCATGTGCTCGGCCGCGACGCGGTGATGGCAAACGCCTACGCCGCCAACATCCATGTCGCCGACCGTACCGTCGACAGCCATATCCGCAACATCCGCGCCAAGCTGGCGGCGGCGGGCTGCACGGACGCCATCGAGACCGTCCATGGCGTCGGCTTTCGGCTCGGCCAATGCGGGGCGTGA
- a CDS encoding VOC family protein, translated as MKVRRIVANIGTQDIEAAKRFYQDVLGLDLLMDLGWIATYGSQETMTVQISFMAQGGSGTPVPELSIEVDDVDAALDGMKTAGFAIEYGPADEPWGVRRFYVRDPFGRLVNILSHR; from the coding sequence ATGAAAGTCCGGCGCATCGTTGCTAACATAGGTACGCAGGATATCGAGGCGGCAAAGCGCTTCTATCAGGATGTGCTCGGCCTCGACCTGCTGATGGATCTCGGCTGGATCGCCACCTACGGCTCACAAGAGACGATGACCGTGCAGATCAGCTTCATGGCTCAAGGCGGCTCCGGCACGCCGGTGCCGGAGCTGTCGATCGAGGTCGACGATGTCGATGCCGCGCTTGATGGGATGAAGACGGCCGGCTTCGCCATCGAATACGGACCGGCCGACGAACCCTGGGGCGTGCGGCGCTTCTATGTGCGCGATCCGTTCGGCCGGTTGGTCAACATTCTCTCGCATCGTTGA
- a CDS encoding NAD(P)/FAD-dependent oxidoreductase translates to MRYDIVIIGGAIVGSSIAYYLREEGFSGSIALIERDPQFAHAATTLSMASIRQQFSIPENIRLSQFTLKLFRRLKEEFGADADIGFREGGYLILAGENGLPILRANHEAQIAEGADIVFEDAEQLTRRFAWLSAEGITAGAYGRSGEGWFDAHAMLMLFRKALRAKKIDFITADVTGIARQGDRVTGVGLDNGDKLEAGTVINAAGPSAGKVAALAGLALPVEPRKRNVFVFEAREKYADMPLLVDPSGIYVRPEGSVYLTGGAEPEEGDGPADPKDFDVDWPLFEEVIWPVLATRIPAFEAIKPTRAWAGHYDYNTLDQNAVIGPHPQVRNFLFANGFSGHGLQQAPAVGKALAELLVHGGYRTVDCSAFGYERVAEGRAFRELNVI, encoded by the coding sequence GTGCGCTACGACATCGTCATCATCGGCGGGGCCATCGTCGGTTCCTCGATCGCCTATTACCTGCGCGAGGAAGGCTTTTCCGGCTCGATCGCGCTGATCGAACGAGATCCGCAATTCGCCCACGCGGCAACGACGCTGTCCATGGCCTCGATCCGTCAGCAATTCTCCATTCCGGAAAACATCCGGCTATCGCAATTCACGCTGAAACTGTTCCGGCGGCTCAAGGAAGAGTTCGGTGCCGATGCCGATATCGGTTTTCGCGAAGGCGGCTATCTCATCCTGGCCGGCGAGAATGGTTTACCGATCCTCAGGGCTAATCACGAGGCGCAGATCGCCGAGGGCGCCGACATCGTGTTCGAGGACGCCGAGCAGCTGACGCGCCGCTTCGCGTGGCTGTCAGCCGAGGGCATCACCGCTGGTGCCTATGGCCGCAGCGGCGAAGGCTGGTTCGATGCGCATGCGATGCTGATGCTGTTTCGCAAGGCTCTGCGTGCGAAAAAGATCGATTTCATCACCGCTGATGTCACCGGCATCGCGCGGCAGGGCGATCGTGTCACCGGCGTCGGCCTCGACAATGGCGACAAGCTCGAGGCCGGCACCGTCATCAACGCCGCCGGACCTAGTGCCGGCAAGGTGGCGGCTCTTGCCGGGCTGGCGCTGCCGGTGGAGCCGCGCAAGCGCAATGTCTTCGTCTTCGAGGCGCGCGAAAAATATGCCGACATGCCGCTGCTGGTCGATCCCTCAGGCATCTATGTTCGGCCGGAAGGCTCGGTCTACCTCACCGGCGGCGCCGAGCCGGAAGAGGGCGATGGACCGGCTGATCCCAAGGATTTCGATGTCGACTGGCCGCTGTTCGAAGAGGTGATCTGGCCGGTGCTGGCGACCCGTATCCCCGCTTTCGAGGCGATCAAGCCGACGCGCGCCTGGGCCGGCCATTACGACTACAACACGCTCGACCAGAATGCGGTGATCGGCCCGCATCCGCAGGTCAGGAATTTCCTCTTCGCCAACGGCTTTTCCGGCCACGGCCTGCAGCAGGCGCCCGCCGTCGGCAAGGCGCTGGCCGAGCTTCTGGTGCATGGCGGCTATCGCACGGTGGATTGCTCGGCGTTCGGCTACGAGCGCGTTGCCGAGGGCAGAGCGTTCCGCGAACTGAATGTGATCTGA
- the leuD gene encoding 3-isopropylmalate dehydratase small subunit: protein MEKFTKLTGVAAPMPIVNVDTDMIIPKDYLKTIKRTGLGTGLFAEMRYKDDGSENPDFVLNKPAYRNAQILVAGDNFGCGSSREHAPWALLDFGIRCVISTSFADIFYNNCFKNGILPITVSPEDLEKLMDDASRGSNATVSVDLEAKEIRGPDGGVVTFDLDDFKRHCLLNGLDDIGLTMEKAGAIDSFEKRNAEQRPWA, encoded by the coding sequence ATGGAAAAATTCACAAAACTCACCGGCGTCGCCGCGCCGATGCCGATCGTCAATGTCGACACCGACATGATCATTCCCAAGGACTATCTCAAGACGATCAAGCGCACCGGGCTCGGCACCGGCCTGTTCGCCGAAATGCGCTACAAGGACGACGGCTCGGAAAACCCGGACTTCGTGCTCAACAAGCCGGCCTATCGCAATGCGCAGATCCTGGTCGCCGGCGACAATTTCGGCTGCGGTTCGAGCCGCGAACACGCGCCGTGGGCGCTGCTCGATTTCGGCATTCGCTGCGTCATCTCGACCTCGTTCGCCGATATTTTCTATAACAACTGCTTCAAGAACGGCATCCTGCCGATCACCGTCAGCCCGGAAGATCTGGAGAAGCTGATGGACGACGCCTCGCGCGGTTCCAATGCGACGGTGTCGGTCGATCTCGAAGCCAAGGAAATCCGCGGGCCCGACGGCGGCGTGGTCACGTTCGACCTCGACGATTTCAAGCGCCATTGCCTGCTCAACGGGCTCGACGACATCGGCCTGACCATGGAGAAGGCTGGCGCCATCGACTCTTTCGAGAAGCGAAACGCCGAACAACGCCCCTGGGCCTGA
- a CDS encoding class I SAM-dependent methyltransferase, whose translation MSEHEHWQLDGSAPELYERYLVPAITSLWSADLIDRAMPKSGEAALDIACGTGAVTRLAAERMASGRVVGLDFNPGMLAVARSVPNSGTSIEWFEGSALSLPFDDGSFNLVLCQLGLQFFPDRSLALREMNRVLAPSGRVALSVYSAIEHTPAANAFVQALDQRLGPDASKIKRAEHIFPEADEVGALMTQEGFEQVDVNTVTQRITFPSVLDYVRFQLIATPMASLLSDRNDDEREALIKNVAAATQSLLDPEMLRNGRLSFPQEAHVAMALRSG comes from the coding sequence ATGTCAGAGCATGAACATTGGCAACTTGATGGTAGTGCGCCCGAACTATACGAGCGCTATCTCGTACCTGCGATAACGTCCTTGTGGTCGGCGGATCTCATTGATCGAGCAATGCCAAAGTCGGGAGAAGCTGCGCTCGATATTGCTTGTGGTACGGGTGCCGTAACACGTCTCGCAGCAGAGCGGATGGCAAGCGGCCGCGTTGTCGGGCTTGACTTCAATCCCGGTATGCTCGCTGTAGCCCGATCTGTACCGAACTCGGGTACTTCAATCGAATGGTTTGAAGGCAGCGCCCTCAGTCTTCCCTTTGATGATGGCTCTTTCAATCTCGTTCTTTGCCAGCTTGGCCTCCAGTTCTTCCCGGATAGATCGCTTGCCCTTCGTGAGATGAACCGGGTGCTGGCACCGTCAGGTCGAGTAGCGCTTAGTGTCTATAGCGCCATTGAGCACACGCCGGCCGCAAACGCCTTTGTACAAGCTCTTGATCAACGCCTTGGGCCAGATGCATCGAAGATCAAACGCGCTGAGCACATCTTTCCTGAGGCAGATGAGGTCGGTGCCCTGATGACCCAGGAAGGTTTTGAGCAGGTTGACGTCAACACGGTCACGCAGCGCATCACCTTTCCATCCGTCCTCGACTACGTGCGATTTCAATTGATCGCAACGCCAATGGCCAGCCTCCTGAGTGATCGAAATGATGACGAGCGCGAAGCCCTCATAAAGAATGTTGCGGCTGCCACCCAATCATTGCTCGATCCAGAGATGCTACGCAATGGCCGCTTGTCGTTTCCGCAAGAGGCGCATGTCGCAATGGCGCTTCGATCCGGCTGA
- a CDS encoding ATP-binding protein, with translation MRGVNARKWIGGKWRPRLATVVIAILIMVMALPLVGLFFFRLYENQLIRQTEAELIAQGAVLAAIYAQDVREAGIPPEKLGAPMRATASGDASRSDTSDSLYNPIEPRLDLASDTVLPTRPAAVAATIDPAYAAIGAHLSDILTETQKTTLAGFRLLDPKGVVIAGREEVGLSLGDVEEVRAALAGRYASALRLRIPDQPAPPLYSVSRGTKVRVFVALPVAVAGQVAGVVYLSRTPNNIVKHLYGERGKVTLAAIAILGGTLLIGLVFLRTVSRPIYALIERTERIAAGDRAAIRPLDHHGTREMAELSTAFLDMAEKLHARSDSIQTFATHVSHELKSPLTAIQGAAELLRDSGSAMDEAERRRFSNNIVTDAGRLNLLVRRLLDLARAENLAPSGESTSLGAALALLPAEEKVAVRIEAGADIGLRISAENAAIVLANLIDNSARHGATLVSVAAASTGGKATVLVSDDGAGISPSNRARIFEPFFTTRRDSGGTGMGLGIVLALLKAHDGTIRLVDSERGARFEIILPGA, from the coding sequence ATGCGGGGCGTGAACGCGCGCAAATGGATCGGCGGCAAATGGCGGCCGCGCCTGGCCACGGTCGTCATTGCCATCCTGATCATGGTGATGGCGCTGCCGCTGGTCGGGCTGTTCTTCTTCCGCCTCTACGAGAACCAGCTGATCCGCCAGACCGAAGCCGAACTGATCGCGCAAGGCGCCGTGCTTGCCGCTATCTATGCGCAGGACGTGCGCGAGGCCGGCATTCCGCCGGAAAAGCTCGGCGCACCGATGCGGGCGACGGCAAGCGGCGATGCGAGCCGGAGCGACACTTCGGACTCGCTTTACAATCCGATCGAACCGCGCCTCGATCTCGCCTCCGACACTGTCCTCCCGACCCGGCCGGCGGCAGTCGCCGCCACCATCGATCCGGCCTATGCGGCGATCGGAGCGCACCTGTCGGACATCCTGACCGAGACGCAGAAAACCACGCTGGCCGGCTTCCGGCTGCTCGATCCCAAGGGCGTCGTCATCGCCGGGCGCGAAGAGGTCGGCCTGTCGCTCGGCGATGTCGAAGAGGTGCGCGCGGCACTGGCCGGGCGCTATGCCAGCGCGCTCCGGCTGCGGATTCCCGACCAGCCGGCGCCGCCGCTCTATTCGGTCAGCCGCGGCACGAAAGTCCGCGTCTTCGTCGCCCTGCCCGTTGCCGTCGCGGGCCAAGTCGCCGGGGTGGTCTATCTGTCGCGGACGCCGAACAACATCGTCAAGCACCTTTATGGCGAACGCGGCAAGGTGACGTTGGCGGCGATCGCCATCCTTGGCGGCACGCTGCTCATTGGCCTTGTCTTCCTGCGCACCGTCAGCCGGCCGATCTATGCGCTGATCGAGCGGACCGAGCGTATCGCCGCCGGCGATCGCGCGGCGATCAGGCCGCTCGACCATCACGGCACGCGCGAGATGGCGGAACTCTCCACCGCCTTCCTCGACATGGCCGAAAAGCTGCACGCGCGCTCGGACAGCATCCAGACTTTTGCCACCCATGTCTCGCACGAGCTCAAATCGCCGCTGACGGCGATCCAGGGTGCCGCCGAACTGCTGCGCGATTCAGGTAGTGCCATGGACGAAGCCGAGCGGCGGCGGTTTTCCAACAATATCGTCACCGATGCCGGACGTCTCAACCTGCTGGTGCGGCGCCTGCTCGACCTGGCGCGCGCCGAAAATCTTGCGCCGAGCGGCGAAAGCACATCGCTCGGTGCGGCGCTGGCGCTGCTGCCGGCGGAGGAAAAGGTGGCGGTTCGCATCGAGGCGGGCGCCGATATCGGTCTGCGCATATCGGCCGAGAATGCGGCAATCGTTCTGGCCAATCTCATCGACAATTCGGCGCGCCATGGCGCGACGCTGGTTTCTGTCGCGGCAGCGAGCACGGGCGGCAAGGCAACGGTTCTGGTCAGCGACGACGGCGCCGGCATTTCGCCGAGCAACCGGGCGCGCATCTTCGAGCCGTTCTTCACCACGCGCCGCGACAGTGGCGGCACCGGCATGGGCCTCGGCATCGTGCTGGCCCTCCTGAAAGCGCATGATGGCACGATCCGGCTGGTTGACTCCGAGCGCGGCGCGCGCTTCGAGATCATTCTGCCGGGTGCGTAA
- a CDS encoding D-alanine--D-alanine ligase family protein produces the protein MTNAKLRIAVLFGGRSAEHDVSVLSATNVMRALDPARYDAVPIFITREGAWLLSSLKDGTLSKPESGTEVCLVPGGRGRMIAIPAGGAAYDLPKIDILFPVLHGLYGEDGSVQGLAEVARVPLAGCGILGSAVALDKDIAKRLLKAAGVPIARSVTIHDGTTPSLAELEGELGLPLFIKPARQGSSVGVGKVNASQEFDRALAEAFRHDSKLLAEEFVRGREIEYSVLEDPAGKLFVSRPGEIVPAESHGFYNYNAKYIDENGAALIVPAELPPEVEAGMREMAAKAFRAVGCDGMARVDFFLMPDMQFLVNEINTIPGFTDISMYSKAMAASGVGYAEIIDRLVEHGLARAAR, from the coding sequence ATGACCAACGCGAAGCTGCGAATTGCCGTGCTGTTCGGCGGACGCTCCGCCGAGCACGACGTGTCGGTGCTTTCGGCGACGAATGTGATGCGCGCATTGGACCCTGCGAGATATGACGCGGTGCCGATCTTCATTACCCGCGAAGGAGCGTGGCTGCTGAGTTCTTTAAAGGATGGCACGCTGTCAAAGCCGGAGAGCGGGACTGAAGTTTGCCTCGTGCCCGGCGGACGAGGGCGCATGATCGCAATTCCTGCCGGCGGCGCTGCGTATGACCTGCCGAAGATCGATATCCTGTTTCCGGTGTTGCATGGATTGTACGGCGAGGACGGCTCGGTCCAGGGGCTGGCGGAGGTCGCCCGCGTGCCGCTGGCCGGATGCGGCATCCTCGGTTCGGCGGTCGCGCTCGACAAGGATATCGCCAAGCGGCTGCTGAAGGCGGCGGGTGTGCCGATCGCGCGCTCGGTGACGATCCATGACGGCACCACGCCGTCCCTCGCTGAACTCGAGGGCGAGCTCGGCCTGCCGCTCTTCATCAAACCGGCACGACAGGGATCATCCGTCGGCGTCGGAAAGGTCAACGCCAGCCAGGAGTTCGATCGAGCGCTTGCGGAAGCTTTCCGGCACGATAGCAAGCTGCTGGCGGAGGAATTCGTTCGTGGCCGCGAGATTGAATACAGCGTGCTGGAGGACCCCGCAGGCAAGCTCTTCGTCTCGCGGCCGGGCGAGATCGTGCCCGCGGAGAGCCACGGCTTCTACAATTACAATGCCAAATACATCGACGAGAATGGCGCGGCACTGATCGTGCCGGCCGAACTGCCGCCGGAGGTCGAGGCAGGCATGCGTGAGATGGCCGCGAAGGCTTTCAGAGCCGTCGGTTGTGACGGGATGGCGCGTGTCGACTTTTTCCTGATGCCGGACATGCAATTCCTGGTCAACGAGATCAACACGATCCCCGGCTTCACCGATATCAGCATGTACTCCAAGGCGATGGCGGCAAGTGGCGTCGGCTATGCCGAGATCATCGACCGGCTCGTGGAACACGGGCTCGCACGAGCGGCACGTTGA
- a CDS encoding HpcH/HpaI aldolase/citrate lyase family protein, which yields MTTETYRPRRSVLYIPASNDKALAKIATLACDAVIIDLEDAVAPADKSSAREKLAGIFAKRPVANHDGRRCEMIVRVNALASEWGTDDLLAMAKCEPDGILLPKVDTPRDILEVGDVLDDNFAPDAVKLWAMIETPKAMLNIGAIAELGRDLASRLTCFVAGTNDLIKETGVLVTPDRRYLVPWLMQMLLAARAGGLDMLDGVSNDFRDLDAFARECAEAAAMGFDGKTLIHPAQIEAANRAFAPAPEAVAEARAVKDAFALAENAGKGVLALNGKMVERLHLTQAEKLLAKAAAIGA from the coding sequence ATGACAACCGAAACCTACCGTCCGCGCCGCTCGGTGCTCTACATCCCGGCCTCAAACGACAAGGCGCTGGCCAAGATTGCAACCCTGGCCTGCGATGCCGTCATCATCGATCTCGAAGACGCCGTCGCACCGGCCGACAAGAGTTCCGCCCGCGAAAAACTGGCGGGCATTTTCGCCAAACGCCCAGTTGCCAACCACGATGGCCGCCGCTGCGAGATGATCGTGCGCGTCAACGCGCTCGCCAGCGAGTGGGGCACCGATGACCTGCTGGCCATGGCCAAATGCGAGCCCGATGGCATCCTTTTGCCCAAGGTCGACACGCCGCGCGACATTCTCGAAGTTGGCGACGTGCTGGACGACAATTTCGCCCCCGATGCGGTGAAACTATGGGCGATGATCGAGACGCCCAAGGCCATGCTCAACATCGGCGCCATCGCCGAGCTCGGCCGTGATCTGGCCTCGCGGCTCACTTGTTTCGTTGCCGGAACGAATGACCTGATCAAGGAAACCGGCGTGCTGGTCACGCCTGACCGGCGCTACCTCGTGCCATGGCTGATGCAGATGCTGCTGGCGGCGCGCGCCGGCGGCCTCGACATGCTCGACGGCGTCTCCAACGATTTTCGCGATCTCGACGCCTTTGCACGCGAATGCGCGGAAGCCGCCGCCATGGGGTTCGACGGCAAGACCCTTATCCACCCGGCCCAGATCGAGGCCGCCAACCGCGCCTTTGCGCCGGCGCCCGAAGCGGTGGCCGAGGCGCGTGCGGTGAAAGATGCCTTCGCGCTCGCCGAAAATGCCGGCAAGGGCGTGCTTGCGCTGAACGGAAAAATGGTCGAGCGGCTGCACTTGACGCAGGCCGAAAAGCTGCTGGCGAAGGCGGCGGCCATCGGGGCATAA
- a CDS encoding GNAT family N-acetyltransferase produces MSEQSHVLYASEPTLDVAEFRRVLVESGLGETRPVDDEARLQAMLVRANLVLTARLDMEGKPLVGVARGVTDFSWVCYVSELAVSQSAQGLGIGKGLMDEARRQLGPSVAISLISMPDAVGFYERIGMKRMVDAFWFGREG; encoded by the coding sequence ATGAGCGAACAGTCCCACGTCCTCTATGCCAGCGAACCAACGCTCGACGTTGCCGAGTTTCGCCGCGTGCTGGTGGAATCCGGCCTCGGTGAAACGCGCCCTGTCGATGACGAGGCCCGTTTGCAGGCGATGCTTGTCCGCGCCAATCTGGTGCTGACAGCGCGCCTCGACATGGAAGGCAAGCCGCTGGTCGGTGTCGCGCGCGGTGTCACCGACTTCTCCTGGGTCTGCTACGTTTCCGAACTCGCCGTTTCCCAATCGGCGCAAGGGCTCGGCATCGGCAAGGGCCTGATGGACGAGGCGCGCCGGCAGCTCGGGCCATCGGTCGCCATCAGCCTGATCTCCATGCCCGACGCCGTCGGCTTCTATGAACGCATCGGCATGAAGCGCATGGTCGACGCCTTCTGGTTCGGCCGCGAGGGCTGA
- a CDS encoding RidA family protein, which yields MRKLISTGSPFEKTAGYSRAVVQGDWCFVSGTTGYDYATMTMPETVEAQTRNCLATIAKALKDGGFEIADVVRAHYYITDAAFVDIVFPILGEAFGTVRPAATMIVCQLNKPEMKIEIEVTALRRTG from the coding sequence ATGCGAAAACTGATCTCCACCGGTTCGCCCTTCGAAAAAACCGCCGGCTATTCGCGTGCCGTCGTGCAAGGCGACTGGTGTTTCGTGTCCGGAACGACCGGCTACGACTACGCGACCATGACGATGCCGGAGACGGTCGAGGCGCAGACGCGCAATTGCCTGGCGACGATCGCCAAGGCGCTCAAGGACGGAGGCTTCGAGATTGCCGATGTGGTGCGGGCGCATTACTACATCACCGACGCCGCCTTCGTGGACATCGTCTTCCCGATCCTGGGCGAGGCGTTTGGCACCGTCAGGCCGGCGGCGACGATGATCGTCTGCCAGTTGAACAAGCCGGAAATGAAGATCGAAATCGAAGTCACGGCGCTGCGGCGCACCGGGTGA